One region of Flavobacterium pisciphilum genomic DNA includes:
- a CDS encoding PKD domain-containing protein, whose translation MKKLLCYLIFLSSTMVFAQTKVKDTITRRANISYNQNGNQVTFKPETPPLIPISGAPKPNYSYLWELGDGHYSKAAEPKHVYKNKGTYTTRLAVTNNYDNGKPPATRPKKVAINDISDTNYKDIASIADQNGFAIIKNCDPIPDQEMVVVVSYQNLESYVSSGKLYLFYNEKQFKNNNFELTDFRTYAGEREIKENTIAMVNDLDDTKSYLATTENTSKIKKYRNTTTEEDLEASLLDANKTYHNVSVLEFDDANPSETRNVFYTFKTTPEMIKDTSATVTMRGIFVPNRSYKNHKIKNLEMEIVTSHDPNKMGSNGSFMNYRLVRFKRVNFKTRFQNNGEGPARMIRLETDIPDMLDKKTFQIEDMYPKCPICPKDEIPTTSCLDTIIKKNQIFFIFKNIYLPGSEQKNVKEKDSTKGFVKYSMKFSEDFHKVKTRSRTAIIFDKNEPIITNYATTRFLPGISIGVKAGYNLYPDLDKSTSYFVGATISPFKSYRFYWQAEWLNAINKYESGVTVREGNSVNPNGVKQFQRITTSTENKNINWEVPILIRYNINNYIGVGAGLQANINVSQEQNQTIKTESFEGGTDQFLMDTKIESNTVKTTFTDFKTGLLFDLTAGFARIGPSLGARYVINFEQNFNYFQFYGIWKF comes from the coding sequence ATGAAAAAACTTTTATGCTATTTAATTTTTCTTTCATCGACAATGGTGTTTGCCCAAACCAAAGTAAAAGACACCATAACCCGAAGAGCGAATATTAGTTACAACCAAAACGGAAATCAGGTAACTTTTAAACCTGAAACACCACCATTAATTCCAATTTCTGGCGCACCAAAACCAAATTATTCCTATCTATGGGAACTCGGTGACGGACATTACAGCAAAGCTGCCGAACCCAAACACGTGTATAAAAACAAAGGGACATATACCACAAGATTGGCAGTAACCAACAATTACGACAATGGAAAACCACCTGCTACTCGTCCGAAAAAAGTAGCAATCAATGACATTAGTGATACCAATTACAAAGACATTGCGTCGATTGCTGACCAAAACGGATTTGCCATCATAAAAAATTGCGATCCAATCCCTGATCAAGAAATGGTTGTTGTAGTAAGTTATCAAAATCTCGAAAGCTATGTTTCCAGCGGAAAACTCTATCTCTTTTATAACGAAAAGCAATTCAAAAACAACAACTTCGAATTAACTGATTTCCGAACCTACGCTGGTGAACGCGAAATAAAAGAAAACACAATCGCTATGGTTAATGATCTTGACGATACTAAATCCTATCTGGCTACAACCGAAAATACCTCCAAAATAAAAAAGTACCGAAATACAACCACCGAAGAAGACCTTGAAGCTTCCCTACTCGATGCAAATAAAACCTATCATAATGTTTCTGTTTTAGAATTCGACGATGCTAATCCGAGTGAAACCCGAAATGTTTTTTACACATTCAAAACCACTCCCGAAATGATTAAAGACACCAGCGCAACAGTAACTATGCGTGGGATTTTTGTACCGAATCGAAGTTATAAAAATCATAAAATAAAAAATCTAGAAATGGAAATCGTAACTTCTCATGACCCAAACAAAATGGGATCTAACGGAAGTTTTATGAATTATAGATTGGTGCGTTTTAAAAGAGTCAATTTCAAAACTCGTTTTCAAAATAATGGCGAAGGCCCTGCAAGAATGATTCGACTAGAAACCGACATTCCAGATATGCTTGACAAAAAAACGTTTCAAATAGAAGACATGTATCCCAAATGCCCAATTTGTCCCAAAGATGAAATTCCCACAACAAGTTGTTTGGATACAATCATTAAAAAAAATCAAATTTTCTTTATCTTCAAGAACATTTACCTACCCGGAAGCGAACAAAAAAACGTAAAAGAAAAAGATAGCACCAAAGGCTTTGTCAAATACTCTATGAAATTTAGTGAGGACTTTCATAAAGTAAAAACAAGAAGTAGAACTGCCATAATATTCGACAAAAACGAACCTATTATTACCAATTATGCTACAACCCGATTCTTACCCGGAATATCCATTGGTGTAAAAGCGGGTTACAATCTATATCCCGATTTAGACAAATCGACAAGCTACTTTGTAGGCGCAACCATTTCTCCTTTTAAATCGTATCGCTTTTATTGGCAAGCTGAATGGCTTAACGCTATAAACAAATATGAAAGTGGTGTTACGGTAAGAGAAGGAAATAGTGTAAATCCAAATGGTGTAAAACAATTTCAACGAATAACAACTAGCACCGAAAACAAGAATATCAATTGGGAAGTCCCAATCCTTATTCGGTACAACATCAACAATTATATAGGTGTTGGCGCAGGTTTGCAAGCCAATATCAATGTTTCGCAAGAACAAAATCAAACCATAAAAACTGAAAGCTTCGAAGGAGGAACAGATCAGTTTTTAATGGATACAAAAATAGAATCAAACACAGTCAAAACCACTTTTACCGATTTTAAAACCGGTCTTTTATTTGACTTAACTGCTGGCTTTGCCAGAATTGGTCCAAGTTTGGGTGCACGTTATGTAATTAATTTTGAGCAGAATTTTAACTATTTCCAGTTTTATGGAATTTGGAAGTTTTAG
- a CDS encoding CHAT domain-containing protein → MNLHNLYVLIFFFISSISFGQNQADKTYQVIDAFIANPSAKALQNLTVYEANFWKNTKPKSKDELLAIVVLNCNKAYYENQFGQSEKAINSYEKAWQVYEKNKLKDYDIIEYCLKPLGNLYTALGDYDSAENTIKQYFFIVNTSKNYPDAQKQRFAAILNLSNVYQSSGKTTLAINLLENTLKTESLSNIQKGILFNNLGNSYLLSSTANLIRPETRDNARNAFESAIKYLKNEKNQSEALSNSYRNLATLNRQWQKFDIANSYLQKAEALFFQTPNQQPRKIAKLYYEKALLLFDQQKYDESSKQVSTVYKLLLPNYSEQKNSLPIQNELYAETVLMDLLDLQADIFLKQNQPKKALDAFHLSFHIEDLLMNVLVYENSKIVNQIRARNRTEKCLSIYNRLYKKENKIQYLEQAFQLSERTKSGILKSYRSTIKTATTEEKSLLQQLQNLNNNIIKEQQKGDSANISNINKTIKKQNELMLYLKQLHSQNPNYIPENCDLKTLLSKLENDKAVMVYYFMGFEEVYYFTLQNKQIELNHFNITDTAMPEIMHFINYFSNASAITNDISGYNRNGKAVYKMLKLPSNITYKNLIIIPDGVLNFLPFEALITRESTTTNFAKMHYLVNDFRIAYNVSANSYVNAKPTSISTKTVLGIFPVFEKTAYELSYSKKELQSIQANFQGKFLENSHATFDNFKNDATNYSILHLSTHASSGDIETPASIKFYDQEIVYSELYNLTLNPDLVVLSACETGIGKLYKAEGAMSIARGFQFAGAQNLLFSLWKVNDYTTSVFMSDFYKNIKNNIPYFEANTNAKLNFLNDKSIPNAKKSPYYWSSFVYYGSISSEEKPTNYIFYIISFLSVIGLFLIFNPYQKWKTFTKSSKKRNTKK, encoded by the coding sequence ATGAACTTACATAACTTATATGTTTTAATTTTCTTCTTCATAAGCTCAATCTCTTTTGGGCAGAATCAAGCAGATAAAACATATCAAGTAATTGATGCTTTTATTGCCAATCCATCAGCTAAAGCTTTACAGAATCTTACTGTTTACGAAGCCAATTTCTGGAAAAACACAAAACCTAAAAGTAAAGATGAGTTACTAGCAATCGTAGTTTTAAACTGCAACAAAGCCTATTATGAAAATCAGTTTGGACAATCAGAAAAAGCAATTAACAGCTACGAAAAAGCTTGGCAGGTTTATGAGAAAAACAAACTGAAAGATTACGACATTATCGAATATTGTCTGAAACCTTTGGGCAATTTATATACTGCTTTGGGTGATTATGATAGCGCTGAAAACACAATAAAACAATATTTTTTTATTGTAAACACCTCCAAAAATTATCCTGATGCTCAAAAACAAAGATTTGCAGCTATTCTTAATTTATCCAATGTTTACCAAAGTTCTGGTAAAACTACATTAGCAATCAATCTACTCGAAAACACTTTAAAAACGGAGAGTTTATCAAATATTCAAAAAGGAATTCTATTCAACAATCTTGGGAATAGTTATCTATTAAGCTCCACAGCAAACCTAATCAGACCCGAAACTCGTGACAATGCAAGAAATGCGTTTGAATCGGCTATAAAATATTTGAAAAATGAAAAGAATCAATCAGAAGCTTTATCAAATTCATATCGAAATCTAGCCACTTTAAACAGACAATGGCAAAAATTTGATATTGCAAATTCTTATCTTCAAAAAGCAGAAGCATTGTTTTTTCAAACCCCAAACCAACAACCAAGAAAAATAGCTAAGTTGTATTACGAAAAGGCTTTATTACTTTTTGACCAACAAAAATATGACGAGAGCTCAAAGCAAGTTAGTACTGTTTACAAACTTTTACTTCCGAATTATTCAGAACAAAAAAACAGTTTACCAATCCAAAACGAATTATATGCCGAAACTGTTTTAATGGATTTGCTTGATCTACAAGCTGATATTTTCTTGAAACAAAATCAACCCAAAAAAGCACTCGATGCTTTTCATCTTTCTTTTCATATTGAGGATTTATTAATGAATGTACTGGTTTATGAGAATTCCAAGATTGTTAACCAAATACGCGCTCGTAATCGTACCGAGAAATGTCTATCGATTTATAACCGATTGTATAAAAAAGAAAACAAGATTCAATATCTAGAGCAAGCATTTCAATTGTCTGAAAGAACCAAATCAGGTATTTTAAAAAGTTATCGTTCGACCATTAAAACTGCAACTACCGAAGAAAAATCACTTTTGCAGCAGCTTCAAAATTTAAATAATAACATCATAAAAGAACAGCAAAAAGGAGACTCTGCTAATATTTCTAACATCAATAAAACTATAAAAAAACAAAATGAACTGATGCTTTACCTAAAGCAATTACACTCTCAAAACCCCAATTATATTCCAGAAAACTGTGATTTAAAAACCCTATTGTCAAAATTAGAGAATGATAAAGCTGTAATGGTTTATTACTTTATGGGTTTTGAAGAAGTTTATTATTTCACATTACAAAATAAGCAGATAGAATTAAACCATTTTAATATCACTGATACTGCAATGCCAGAAATTATGCATTTCATAAATTATTTTAGCAACGCCAGTGCAATCACCAATGATATTTCAGGATATAACAGAAACGGGAAAGCCGTTTATAAAATGCTCAAATTACCATCAAACATCACTTACAAAAACCTTATTATCATTCCCGATGGAGTTCTAAATTTCCTACCGTTTGAAGCTTTGATTACTCGAGAGTCTACTACAACCAATTTTGCTAAAATGCATTATTTAGTAAATGACTTCAGAATTGCGTACAATGTTTCGGCTAACTCTTATGTCAATGCAAAACCAACTTCTATTTCGACAAAAACAGTTTTAGGTATTTTTCCAGTTTTCGAAAAAACGGCTTATGAATTAAGCTATTCTAAAAAGGAATTACAATCAATACAGGCCAATTTTCAAGGAAAATTTCTTGAGAATTCTCATGCTACTTTTGATAATTTTAAAAATGATGCTACAAATTATTCCATTTTACATTTAAGTACACATGCTTCTTCTGGCGATATCGAAACTCCAGCAAGCATCAAGTTCTATGATCAAGAAATAGTATATTCTGAATTGTATAATCTTACTTTAAATCCAGATTTAGTAGTTTTAAGTGCCTGCGAAACTGGAATTGGAAAACTATATAAAGCCGAAGGTGCAATGAGTATTGCAAGAGGTTTTCAGTTTGCAGGAGCACAAAACTTATTGTTTTCGTTATGGAAAGTAAATGATTATACAACATCCGTTTTCATGTCCGATTTTTATAAAAATATCAAAAACAACATTCCTTATTTTGAAGCCAATACAAATGCTAAACTTAATTTCTTAAACGACAAATCAATTCCTAATGCAAAAAAATCTCCTTATTATTGGAGTTCTTTTGTGTATTATGGCTCCATTTCTTCTGAAGAAAAACCAACAAATTATATCTTTTACATCATTAGCTTTTTGAGTGTAATTGGTTTATTTTTGATTTTCAATCCCTATCAAAAATGGAAAACCTTCACCAAGTCCTCAAAAAAGAGAAATACAAAAAAATAA